A window of Kangiella sp. TOML190 genomic DNA:
TTGGCATTGTGCAACCCTATCAGCGACCAATTGACCTCGCCCTGCTTTTGGCCTTGAAAATAGACTTCAAAAGCACTGGCATCCTCTTTTAGTAAATTATAAGACCAGCCCTGTTCGGACAAGGTCAGCTCCGAATGGGACCATAAACCTTGCTCGATAACGTCTTGCAATTGACGTTCCGTTTCGGGGTAAATCACCAAACCATTGCTCGGCACAATACGGATCACATGATGAAATTGCTTTTGAATCGCTTTTAAATCGTCGAAAATATCCGCATGATCAAATTCCAAATTGTTCATGATCAAAGTGCGGGGGCGATAATGCACAAACTTGGAACGCTTATCAAAAAAGGCGGTGTCGTACTCATCTGCTTCCACCACAAAAAAAGGCGAATCGGTTAAACGCGCCGACAAGCCAAAATTTTCTGGAATGCCACCGATTAAAAATCCGGGCTGCAAATTAGCATATTGCAAAATCCAAGCCAGCATACTGGCGGTCGTGGTTTTGCCATGAGTTCCTGCAGCAGCCAACACCCACTTATCGTGAATGATATTTTCCGCCAGCCACTGCGGGCCTGAGCGGTAATTTAATCCTTGCTCCAGCACATATTCCACCGACGGGTTGCCACGCGACATGGCATTTCCGATAACCACGCAATCGGTTTGCTCAGGTATCAATTGAGGATCAAAGCCTTGAATCAGCTCAATGCCCTGCTCTTCGAGCTGAGTGCTCATCGGCGGATAGACGTTGGCATCACTACCGCTAACGCTGATCCCTTGCTGCTTGGCGAGCAAAGCGATTCCGCCCATAAAAGTTCCGCAGATCCCTAGAATATGAATGTGCATTAATTAATTTGATAAGATTTGGATGAATTATTGGCCTAATCATAAGCCAAGCGGCTTTTTGCGTCATCTTTTCGAGCGAGAAAAGGCGAAATAATGTAGAATCGCCGTAATTTGAATAGATTGCCCATGGAATGATTGAGTTCCGTCTTGAGCATTGAAAATGGCAAGACAAAACTTTTGCAAAGTGACGACTTTAGTCCACTAAATGAGGAGCTTTTAATAAAATTTTAACGCCGCCATTTCATGCGGAATAGGAAATCAAGCATTTCGATAGCACAATATTATAGGAAACTTCCCATGGCTAAGAAAAAATACAACGCCTTTTATGCCCAATCCGGCGGCGTAACGGCTGTAATTAATGCTACCGCTTGCGGCGTTATTGAAACCGCCCGCAAATCAAAAAATATCGGCAAGGTTTACGCTGGCCGTAATGGGATTATCGGCGCGCTACGCGAAGAGCTTATCGACACTAGCAAAGAGTCAAAAAAAGACATTGCAGCACTAAAGCATACGCCATCGGGTGCTTTCGGTTCTTGCCGCTATAAGTTAAAAAGCATCGAACAAAATCAAGCTGAGTATGAGCGTCTAATCGAGGTTTTTAAGGCTCACGATATTCGTTATTTTTTCTACAATGGCGGTGGCGACTCGCAAGACACTGCGCACAAGGTTTCACAACTCAGCGAAACCATGGGCTATCCGATCACCTGTATTGGCGTGCCAAAAACCGTGGATAACGATTTACCCATCACTGACAACTGTCCAGGTTTTGGTTCGGTGGCGAAGTATGTGGCGGTTTCGATCCGCGAAGCCGCTTTTGACGTTAAATCCATGGCGGAAAGCTCGACGAAAGTGTTTGTGATGGAAGTGATGGGACGTCATGCCGGCTGGATCGCCGCCGCAGGTGGTTTGGCATGTGAAAAAGAAGGCGATGCACCGCACATTATTTTGTTCCCCGAAATTGCCTTTAATAAAGAAAAATTCCTTAAGAAAGTCAATCGCACCGTTAAAAAGTTCGGCTATTGTGCGATTGTGGTATCCGAAGGTGCGGCATATAAAGACGGTACTTTCCTAGCGGATGCTGGCTCGGTGGATGCTTTTGGTCATAAGCAATTAGGCGGTGTTGCGCCGGTAGTTGCGCAAATGATCAAAGATGAGCTGGGCTATAAATACCACTGGGCGGTTTCCGATTACTTGCAACGTGCGGCGCGCCATATCGCATCGGCTACCGACGTCGAGCAAGCTTACGCTATGGGTCAAGCAGCAGTAGAGTTTGCCGATGCAGGAAAAAATGCAGTGATGCCGACCATTGTGCGCAAAAAGACTAAAAAATACTCCTGGACCATTGGCGAGGCACAGTTAGCGGACGTTGCCAACGTTGAAAAAATGATGCCGCGCAAATACATTTCGCGGGATGGCTATGGCATTACTGAAGAGTGTCGCGCCTATTTGCAACCACTGATCCAAGGTGAGTCTTACCCACCTTATAAAAATGGTTTGCCACAATATGTGGAACTAAAAAACGAGTTGGTGAAAAAGAAATTAAAGAAAAAGTTTAATGTCTGAGCCAGTATTTCCACTTTTGATATTGATGCCCGGCATGGACGGCTCCGGGCTTTTATATCAACCGCTAGGCGAAAAACTACAACAACTTGAGCTTCCGTTTGTAATAGAGCCACTCAATCCGCATCAAGACAAGTGGGCTTATATCGAATATTTAGAACAAAAGTACCCTGCGCAACCCTTAGTGTTAGTCGCAGAGTCCTATGCTGGCCATATCGCAACCCTAATGGCCATCAGGGGTAATTTAGATATCCAAAAAATCGTATTGATGGCGACATTTTTAGAAACGCCAACCAAACTGACCCAATTGGAAAAATTATTACCTACAAGCTTGATTCAAAAGCCGCCTTTACCTAACTTATTGCTTGGTAAAGCGTTGTTTGGCAAAAACAGCAGTCAAGAATTGTTAGATTTATTTTTCCAAGCTATGGATGACGTTAGCAGTGAACAACTGTCCGAGCGGATCCGCGATATGCGTCATTTGACCGCGCCAACGGAACAATTATCGATCCCTGCTTTGTATATCCAAGCCAGTGACGATTGGTTAGTTCCAGCGCGAAATTATCAGCCCTTCAAAAAAGTTTTTACCCATTTAGGTTTTAGCCAACTTAACGGCAGTCACCTTATTGCCCAAACTCAGCCCCGGCAGTGTGCTTTTTTAATCGAAAGTTTTGTTAAGAAGGCTTAGTAGCACAACTGCTGCTCATTTGTCCGCGACGTCTTGCTCTAAGTTGAACTGCATTTCAACGTACTGATTCTTGACCGCCACAGGCAAACCATTATGTTTTGCTGCTTTAAACTTCCACCGTTTTAGTGCTCTTTTTTGCCGCCAAATCAAAAACCTTGCGAGGCTTTGCCGCAATGACTTTAATATTTACCGCTCTGCCTGTCTTATCGACGTCATAGGCCAACTTAACCCACCCCTCTAACCCCTTGGATAAAGCATCGACGGGATATTGCGGCTGCGCTTGAAAAATGGCAACTAATCCAGAATCTACCGAATGAGCCGCTTGCTGAAAAGTCAAAGGCGCCAACGACATAAACTCATCGCCATTGGTTAGATCAACAGGAACCGAGTTGAGATTACTCATTTGATACGACTCTGTAACTGGCACTCCAAGCCCTTCAATCGCCGGTTCAATAACTAGCGCTGCCGGCTTTAGAGAGTTAGTGACTTTCTCAGGTTTCTGCGTTGGTTCGACACTATCGTCCGTTGGCGTTACCTCTAGCGGTTGAGCGATTTTAGGCTGCGGTGTGTGAATTAAGCTGGTCATGAAAACCAATAAACTGATGGTGATAAGCAAACCGATAAGCGATACAACAAACCCTTTGCCACCTTTTATGATGTTCATTTTTAACGCCTTTATCATATTCAACCCCTCTCAATAGTTTGTAATTTTGCTATTTATAACAACGCAGGGCTTAACAAAAAGGGTTAAAAAGTAACGAACATTAGGTTACAGTAAGCAAAAAAGAAGAGACAAGCCTCCCATGCTACTGATCCCTGCCGAAAATGGCTTTAACAAGCAACAATTGCCTTGGGTAACCTTTACTCTGATGGCGCTGTGTATTGTTGCTTACATTAGCTTCCAAGGTAATGATGCGAAAGTCATTCAAAAAGCACTAAACCATTACCAACAACAAAACCTCTTGGCACTGGAAAAAGAAACTTTTGTGCGCTACGCAGAGCGGTACCGTCCGCAATTTTTTTATGCCATAGAAGATCAAGCAATATCCGAGCAGGAGTTAATTCAGCTAATAGTATTTGATAAACACTTTACCGAAAGGCTAAAGCAACAAAGCAACCTATCGCAGTCATGGCAAAAAAAGCGGGAACACCTAAACCAATTGTTAGAGGAGTCTTCTACTCATAAGTATGCTTTTTACCCTTCCGAGCCCAGTTGGTTTATAGCATTCAGCCATATGTTCATGCATGGCAGTATCGATCACCTCATCGGTAATCTGATCGTTTTATTTTTATTTGGCTATAACCTTGAGCTGTTATTGGGTAAGAAAAAACTATTAGCTACTTACTTTATATCGGGTCTAGTAGCAGTGGCATTTTTTGCCATGACTACTGATGATAAGTTTATCCCCTTAGTTGGTGCTTCGGGAGCAATTTCAGGTCTGATGGGCGGCTTCGCTGGTTATTATGGACTGAAAAAAATACGCTACTTTTTCTGGATATTTGTGTTTTTCAGCTATATTCGCTTACCCGCATTATTGGTATTAGGTTATTGGCTGCTCAAAGAATTGTTGCAATCTGGTAATAATGATGGCGTAGCCTATATGGCACACTTTGGTGGCTTAGTTGCCGGATTTTTATGTGTTCTGCTGTTAAAACGTCAAATGGCGGCAAAGCAAGAGAGCATTGATACGAGCAAGGTAAAGAGCGTAGTTTCAACTAGTGATTCCTTTGCTCATTCGGTCGCTAACACCCAAACTAGCCCACAAATCGCCTTAAAACAAAAAGCCAAAGCAGCCGTTAAGGATCTGAACTTCGACTTGGCCAAAGATTATTATTACCAACTGTTAAACCAAGAACCGCATAATGCTGGGTATTTTCGTGAGCTGTTTAATCTTGAAAAGGATCAACCTAAGTCAAGAGCTTTCAAAGCCTTGGTCGAAAATATCGTAAGTAAATCCCAAACCAATTCCAGCCTTGAGCGACTTGCCGATACGGCGATGGCGGAAGTTAAGGCGCAGCTTATGGATTATCGATTATTGGATGTGGATATTTTGATGGGCTATTGCCAGCAAAGCCTGAAGCGCAAAAACCCACTAGCTATTCGCTCGGTGGTCAACTTTCTAATTAAAGTCTATCCCGAGCACCCTGCTTTACCCGATATTTTGCTGCATTTTGCTTTTGCTATGGAGCAAGCTGGCGACTGGAATACCAAACATAAGGTGCTAAGCTTCTTAAGCAGCCATTACGCCTCTACCTTTGCTGGGCGCGAAGCGCAAAAAGAATTAGCAGCCAATCACTAATAATCAACTGCTAAAGCTTTATCTAAGCAAGACGAACTAATCACTACACCAATGGCTAGGCCATCATGGCTTGGCAGGCTTTGAGCAATTGTTCAGCTTCGAATCGGTGTGCACCTTGGGGGTGGTTTTCGATAAGCTGCTTTAGAATCGTGGCAGCTTTGGTATCTTCATGCTCTATTTCGGCGAAGTATTTAGCTTGAGCCAATAAAGCTTGCGGCAAATTCGGATCCTGAGCGAATTTTTCTTCTAAATCCTGAGCTAACCAAGCTACTTCCTCTGCTTGGTTTTTATGCCGAACCTGCTCTATAAGGATCGCTCGAGCATTGGCATTCATGGGCCTAAAGCGCGGCTCTAACCTTCTGATCTGCTGATACAATGAAAAGGCATTATAAGCATGGCTCTTAAGCTCTGGATTATCAAAATATAATTTTGCAGCCTTAATGGTCCCAGCCATATCTTGCTTAACCAAGTTTAATTTAACCAACTTGTGATACGCCGCTTCTTGAAACTTTAAATTTTGCCCTGCTTCTAACAACTTGTCTTTTGCATCTTGATAGCGACCTTCTTGAATATAAATATCCGCGTGAGCCATGGCTCGTTGCTCTACTGTCAAATCAGCATTTTCATTAGTTGCTAATACCTCAATATCGACTCCATAGCCAAGTTCTGCATGATACTGATAAACCACATAACCCAAAATGTGGAACATCATTATGTAGAAAAACCCTGTTGCCGTTTGTGACATCAGGAAAACCACCGGATCGGGCAACCAATAATTAATAAAAAAGGTAGCCCAAGACAAGCTGTAGGTTATGACCGTCACCAGACCAAACAAAATTAAATACGGAAAGCCGATACCAGCAATAGTTTCCAGTATATTCAAAGGGTTTATCGAACTCGAAAGGTGTTTACTCATCCCCAAGGTTACTAATACTGCCGGAATAATAAAAGCGACAAACAACAGGTAGAGATAAAGACCCGTGTAAGAGAATTTACCGGTGATGGCGACACCGCCCAAAAATAACAGGATAAACAGACCTATAACTTTTACCGTCATTCCATCAGAATCATAAGTCACCGTTTGATCATAGGTTGGCGCGATAAAATCACCTTTAGCGGTTTTGCTCAATACTGAAAATACGTAACTGACAAGCATTGCCATTAAAGCCAGCCGTAAAATCAATCCAACAAAGCCAATAGGAATAATATCGATTAAAAAGCCTATCACTAAGCTGGCAATCGCATAAAATAACAAAAAAGACTTAGCCGGTTTTTGTAGCGGATATTGATAAAAGGTATTCAGACGATTCCAAAAAGGCTCTACGTGTTGGCTCACGCCGTAGGATGCTAGGTAACGACGGCATAAGACACAGCGCGGCGCACTCATCTGCGCTTCAACTTCAACGCAATCCATACAAAAAGGAATATCGCACTCCTCACAGTGCCATAAGGCTTGTTTATTATCGTGGTATTTGCAGTCCATAAGTTTCTCTTTTTATTGTTTTAAATTGGGCATAAAAAATGCGACCCTAAGGCCGCACTTTAGCAAGTAATTTTACTATTTTAAATATCTCTTTTAACTAGCCATTTCAGAAGGCACACAAGATAAAAATGAGGAAATTCAACTCTAACGAGGTAAATTGAGAATTTTAGTTAGGGAATTTACGTTTGTAAATGACCGCTTGGATTCTCAATTTAACAAAGTTAGAGCTTAATTTAACCATTTTTGACTCACCTCTCTTATCGCAATAGCGGCGCAATCACCAGCGACACAATCGCCATCACATTAATTAAGATATTCATGGATGGACCTGAGGTATCTTTGAAAGGATCGCCCACCGTGTCACCGACCACTGCGGCGCCATGAGTATCCGAACCTTTGCCACCAAAGTTGCCCTTCTCCACGTATTTTTTCGCGTTATCCCAAGCACCACCAGCATTGGCCATCATAAGCGCCATTAAAACACAGCCTAACAAAGCGCCAGCCAGCATCCCACCTAAACCAATCGCGCCAAGTGGCGAAAAGCCGATAATAACGGGGGCAGAAACCGCGATAACACCAGGCAGTAACATCCGTTTTAGCGCTGCAGTAGTAGCAATATCCAC
This region includes:
- the mpl gene encoding UDP-N-acetylmuramate:L-alanyl-gamma-D-glutamyl-meso-diaminopimelate ligase, whose protein sequence is MHIHILGICGTFMGGIALLAKQQGISVSGSDANVYPPMSTQLEEQGIELIQGFDPQLIPEQTDCVVIGNAMSRGNPSVEYVLEQGLNYRSGPQWLAENIIHDKWVLAAAGTHGKTTTASMLAWILQYANLQPGFLIGGIPENFGLSARLTDSPFFVVEADEYDTAFFDKRSKFVHYRPRTLIMNNLEFDHADIFDDLKAIQKQFHHVIRIVPSNGLVIYPETERQLQDVIEQGLWSHSELTLSEQGWSYNLLKEDASAFEVYFQGQKQGEVNWSLIGLHNANNALAAIAAARHAGVPASHGCDALAQFENVKRRMELKGSVKGIEVYDDFAHHPTAIETTLAGFRAKVGDDKIIAIVDLRSATMRSGIHKDTLLESLKLADQVIIHKPAEFDWQFPAEQIAQFTDLQILPEVDAILNAVQNVVKSTDKILVMSNGGFGGIHQKLLDNIADQA
- a CDS encoding 6-phosphofructokinase, with the protein product MAKKKYNAFYAQSGGVTAVINATACGVIETARKSKNIGKVYAGRNGIIGALREELIDTSKESKKDIAALKHTPSGAFGSCRYKLKSIEQNQAEYERLIEVFKAHDIRYFFYNGGGDSQDTAHKVSQLSETMGYPITCIGVPKTVDNDLPITDNCPGFGSVAKYVAVSIREAAFDVKSMAESSTKVFVMEVMGRHAGWIAAAGGLACEKEGDAPHIILFPEIAFNKEKFLKKVNRTVKKFGYCAIVVSEGAAYKDGTFLADAGSVDAFGHKQLGGVAPVVAQMIKDELGYKYHWAVSDYLQRAARHIASATDVEQAYAMGQAAVEFADAGKNAVMPTIVRKKTKKYSWTIGEAQLADVANVEKMMPRKYISRDGYGITEECRAYLQPLIQGESYPPYKNGLPQYVELKNELVKKKLKKKFNV
- a CDS encoding rhomboid family intramembrane serine protease codes for the protein MLLIPAENGFNKQQLPWVTFTLMALCIVAYISFQGNDAKVIQKALNHYQQQNLLALEKETFVRYAERYRPQFFYAIEDQAISEQELIQLIVFDKHFTERLKQQSNLSQSWQKKREHLNQLLEESSTHKYAFYPSEPSWFIAFSHMFMHGSIDHLIGNLIVLFLFGYNLELLLGKKKLLATYFISGLVAVAFFAMTTDDKFIPLVGASGAISGLMGGFAGYYGLKKIRYFFWIFVFFSYIRLPALLVLGYWLLKELLQSGNNDGVAYMAHFGGLVAGFLCVLLLKRQMAAKQESIDTSKVKSVVSTSDSFAHSVANTQTSPQIALKQKAKAAVKDLNFDLAKDYYYQLLNQEPHNAGYFRELFNLEKDQPKSRAFKALVENIVSKSQTNSSLERLADTAMAEVKAQLMDYRLLDVDILMGYCQQSLKRKNPLAIRSVVNFLIKVYPEHPALPDILLHFAFAMEQAGDWNTKHKVLSFLSSHYASTFAGREAQKELAANH
- a CDS encoding TonB family protein, giving the protein MNIIKGGKGFVVSLIGLLITISLLVFMTSLIHTPQPKIAQPLEVTPTDDSVEPTQKPEKVTNSLKPAALVIEPAIEGLGVPVTESYQMSNLNSVPVDLTNGDEFMSLAPLTFQQAAHSVDSGLVAIFQAQPQYPVDALSKGLEGWVKLAYDVDKTGRAVNIKVIAAKPRKVFDLAAKKSTKTVEV
- a CDS encoding serine aminopeptidase domain-containing protein; the encoded protein is MSEPVFPLLILMPGMDGSGLLYQPLGEKLQQLELPFVIEPLNPHQDKWAYIEYLEQKYPAQPLVLVAESYAGHIATLMAIRGNLDIQKIVLMATFLETPTKLTQLEKLLPTSLIQKPPLPNLLLGKALFGKNSSQELLDLFFQAMDDVSSEQLSERIRDMRHLTAPTEQLSIPALYIQASDDWLVPARNYQPFKKVFTHLGFSQLNGSHLIAQTQPRQCAFLIESFVKKA
- a CDS encoding B-box zinc finger protein — translated: MDCKYHDNKQALWHCEECDIPFCMDCVEVEAQMSAPRCVLCRRYLASYGVSQHVEPFWNRLNTFYQYPLQKPAKSFLLFYAIASLVIGFLIDIIPIGFVGLILRLALMAMLVSYVFSVLSKTAKGDFIAPTYDQTVTYDSDGMTVKVIGLFILLFLGGVAITGKFSYTGLYLYLLFVAFIIPAVLVTLGMSKHLSSSINPLNILETIAGIGFPYLILFGLVTVITYSLSWATFFINYWLPDPVVFLMSQTATGFFYIMMFHILGYVVYQYHAELGYGVDIEVLATNENADLTVEQRAMAHADIYIQEGRYQDAKDKLLEAGQNLKFQEAAYHKLVKLNLVKQDMAGTIKAAKLYFDNPELKSHAYNAFSLYQQIRRLEPRFRPMNANARAILIEQVRHKNQAEEVAWLAQDLEEKFAQDPNLPQALLAQAKYFAEIEHEDTKAATILKQLIENHPQGAHRFEAEQLLKACQAMMA